One stretch of Schlesneria sp. DSM 10557 DNA includes these proteins:
- a CDS encoding TetR/AcrR family transcriptional regulator produces the protein MTEVRKRQRRKEARPQEILAAAVSVFTEKGFAAAQVQEIATRAGVAKGTVYLYYKTKQEIFEEIVRANVSPVFSKLNDLLHVRQGSAADLLCVVLESLYRELVDVPDRRVVIKVLISEGGQFPELVEFYYREVLQFAEKLLRTLLENGRDAGEFRACPALLEPRVVVGPVILASVWRMTFEKISPLDLPKFVKAHLDLVLNGLLIR, from the coding sequence ATGACCGAAGTCCGAAAACGGCAACGACGTAAGGAAGCCAGACCGCAGGAAATCCTGGCAGCGGCCGTTTCTGTCTTCACGGAGAAAGGGTTTGCGGCAGCCCAGGTGCAAGAGATCGCGACACGCGCGGGCGTCGCCAAAGGGACGGTTTACCTTTACTACAAGACGAAGCAAGAGATTTTTGAAGAGATTGTTCGCGCTAACGTCAGTCCCGTTTTTTCCAAACTGAACGATCTGCTGCATGTCAGACAGGGTTCGGCCGCGGACTTGCTGTGTGTGGTCCTTGAGAGTCTTTACCGCGAACTGGTGGATGTTCCGGATCGCCGGGTCGTGATTAAAGTTCTCATCTCCGAAGGTGGCCAGTTTCCAGAACTGGTCGAATTCTATTATCGCGAAGTGCTGCAATTTGCCGAAAAATTGCTGCGTACACTTCTGGAGAACGGCCGTGACGCAGGTGAATTTCGGGCTTGCCCCGCACTCCTCGAGCCTCGCGTGGTTGTCGGACCGGTCATCCTTGCCTCTGTCTGGCGGATGACATTCGAGAAAATTTCGCCGTTGGATTTACCAAAATTCGTTAAGGCACACCTCGACCTGGTGTTGAACGGATTATTGATTCGTTGA
- the larB gene encoding nickel pincer cofactor biosynthesis protein LarB, producing MSLSHLETQLRSVLAATAVTADVQIDMDRERRCGFPEVVYGPGKTPAAIRDVFLKQQTAGQNSFATRVTVEQAEFVMRDLPTAIHNPVARTLTQRNRDPEIQGRVIVVSAGTSDRPIAEEALETCRWMGCETDLVLDIGVAGPQRLLAQRHRLAHGDAIVVVAGMEGALPSVVAGWVSVPVIAVPTSIGYGAHLGGIAPLLGMLNSCAANVAVVNIDAGFKGGYLASLIARKPGDATRTAG from the coding sequence ATGAGTTTATCCCACCTGGAGACTCAACTTCGCTCTGTCCTGGCGGCGACCGCAGTGACAGCGGATGTCCAGATCGACATGGACCGGGAGCGACGTTGCGGCTTTCCTGAAGTTGTCTATGGACCGGGAAAAACTCCCGCGGCGATTCGGGACGTCTTTCTGAAGCAGCAGACCGCCGGTCAGAACTCGTTTGCGACGCGGGTGACTGTCGAACAGGCCGAATTCGTCATGCGTGATCTGCCGACAGCCATTCATAACCCTGTCGCCAGAACGCTGACTCAGCGGAACCGGGATCCCGAGATTCAGGGACGCGTTATCGTCGTATCGGCAGGGACCAGTGACCGTCCGATCGCGGAAGAGGCACTTGAGACCTGTCGCTGGATGGGATGCGAGACCGACCTGGTGCTCGATATTGGTGTTGCCGGTCCGCAGCGGCTGCTGGCGCAGCGCCATCGATTGGCGCACGGGGATGCCATCGTCGTCGTGGCAGGAATGGAAGGGGCACTTCCTTCGGTCGTGGCCGGGTGGGTGAGTGTCCCCGTCATCGCGGTTCCGACCAGCATCGGCTACGGGGCTCATCTCGGGGGGATCGCTCCTCTGCTGGGGATGCTCAACAGTTGTGCTGCGAATGTCGCTGTCGTCAATATCGACGCTGGCTTTAAGGGTGGGTATCTCGCCAGTCTCATCGCCCGGAAGCCAGGGGATGCCACAAGGACCGCCGGATGA
- a CDS encoding phosphatidylglycerol lysyltransferase domain-containing protein — MNVTNQSPVKPAVAKRSEPTPSQVIEPTPPDVNWQVRRVDSLSKSEFEALERLAYDYGESPESYLAVEPERYCILSPDHTAALSVIPAGRFLHCSGGILAAPENRSQFVRQLSDWAKKNKRVVACYSIGEQDRPHFEAANWEVSKFGEDTLLDLDTLKWSGKPYEWVRRQSNFCQRMGLVAREIHPEKLDKETWTKLKGELFEVLRDDLKDRFYDREINLLVGKLQPDNLLRRRLFVAENSQTERIEAFIVGNPMRGGNSLALEMFRKRSDATRGAIPFLVKDVLDKLRTEGVRQASLSLLIWKGSREYTGNRSSAILRFGLFAGDHLGNLLYSTQGLTHFKTRFRPELSNCYLCVSTQTSILSVLSFMYTIGAFRFSIRNAVKSIRHSITRSLTRKKSDES, encoded by the coding sequence ATGAATGTTACAAATCAATCACCCGTGAAGCCGGCGGTCGCGAAACGGTCTGAACCGACCCCGTCCCAGGTGATCGAACCGACCCCGCCCGACGTAAATTGGCAGGTCCGCCGCGTTGACTCCCTCTCCAAATCGGAATTTGAAGCTCTGGAACGACTGGCTTACGACTACGGAGAATCGCCAGAATCGTATCTAGCGGTGGAACCGGAACGATATTGCATCCTGTCTCCCGATCATACGGCAGCTTTATCCGTGATCCCTGCGGGACGTTTTCTGCACTGCTCGGGGGGGATTCTCGCAGCCCCGGAAAATCGAAGTCAGTTTGTTCGACAGTTAAGCGACTGGGCGAAGAAGAACAAGCGGGTTGTCGCCTGTTATTCAATTGGTGAGCAAGATCGACCGCACTTTGAGGCGGCGAACTGGGAAGTGTCGAAGTTTGGGGAAGATACTCTTCTTGATCTCGACACACTCAAATGGTCCGGAAAACCCTATGAGTGGGTGCGTAGACAATCCAATTTTTGTCAGCGAATGGGGTTGGTCGCCCGGGAAATCCACCCGGAAAAGCTGGACAAAGAAACTTGGACAAAGCTGAAGGGGGAGCTCTTCGAGGTTTTACGGGACGACCTGAAAGACCGCTTTTACGATCGAGAAATCAATCTTCTCGTCGGTAAACTGCAACCCGATAACCTGCTCCGTCGTCGGCTTTTTGTCGCGGAAAATTCTCAGACGGAACGGATCGAAGCTTTCATCGTCGGAAATCCCATGCGAGGAGGGAATTCGTTAGCGCTGGAGATGTTCCGCAAGCGAAGTGATGCGACGCGCGGAGCGATTCCGTTTCTGGTCAAAGACGTGCTGGACAAACTGCGAACAGAAGGGGTTAGACAGGCTTCACTCTCGCTGCTGATCTGGAAGGGGAGCCGTGAATACACCGGCAATCGCTCTAGCGCGATCTTGCGTTTTGGACTGTTTGCCGGAGATCACCTTGGGAATTTACTCTATAGCACTCAGGGGCTGACCCACTTTAAGACCCGGTTTCGGCCCGAATTGTCGAACTGTTACCTCTGTGTTTCGACACAAACTTCGATCCTGTCGGTCCTGAGCTTCATGTACACCATCGGTGCCTTCCGATTCTCCATCCGCAACGCGGTCAAGTCGATAAGGCACTCGATTACACGCAGTCTGACGCGCAAGAAATCGGACGAATCGTGA
- a CDS encoding DUF1553 domain-containing protein — METESLSRSAMLAGVICSFGLFLVSTAQADDGGQFFESEVRPVLVEHCQRCHGAKKQEAGLRLDSRDALLKGGDNGAAIVPGDANASLLILAVKHLGDTQMPPNGKLTDKQIAALEHWVQAGAPWPAALETVGESLADVHRRHWAFQPVTNPAVPDVKESTWERTPIDRFVLARLEANGLSPSPAADRRTLIRRLSMDLTGLPPTPERVDAFVNDPAEDAYEKLVEELLDSPHYGEQWARHWLDVARYSDTKGYVYAREERFWVHAPAYRDWVVQAFNRDLRYDQFLLLQIAADQVAPNNLSAQAAMGFLTLGRRFLGVTHEIIDDRIDVVTRGTMGLTVACARCHDHKYDPIPTADYYSLYGVFLNSTERLQAIAEPPVRDEAYEAFDKELQKRRQQLHDTLQQKRTEASDRVRERVTDYLVAQTELSKYPEEGFDQVLAVTDVIPTFVRRWEAWLALETRIQDPIFGPWRRFAALKADEFAEQSPLIVKALNDEPAMVNSKVLSALSPPPATMREVAERYGTLLQAVNRDWKLHLEKAKAAGLPEPAAFDLPEDESLRQVLFAPGSPCLVPNEPIVSTEGYFDSGSVTELWRLQGEMDRWLIQSPLAPAHAVTLVDRELIRPARIFRRGNPANRGAEVQRHFVSVVAGSEPAPFQQGSGRRELAQAIIDPQNPLTARVWVNRVWQGHFGLGLVKTSSDFGIRAEPPSHPELLDWLARQLIANEWSTKQLHRLIVLSSTYRQQSLGTDDQTPQAAGGTNNSGLARAMQVDPENRLLWRMNTRRLSFEEFRDSLLMAAGRLDLQMGGRASDLFAADGTAHRRRTLYGLIDRQFLAATLRVFDFANPDLHIPLRSETTVPQQALFALNHPFVAQQARSLVERVSQDGVTDPAEKIRRLYRTVFQRQPTPGQLERALAFLAVDGEEIAAAVSPESLAWQYGYGRYDEAAKILTNFQPLPYFNGAAWQGGTQWPDAALGWVQVTASGGHPGNNLDHCAVRRWTAPHDGTFSVESTAAHEVAAGNGIRCSIISSRQGSLASIPLHNARQKMDIESIELKKGDSLDFVVDINGELNSDQYLWSPVVRHRSAGSEAPNMPEAVWDAQRDFTGPLPSLLSNLEQLAQVLLIANELMFVD; from the coding sequence ATGGAAACGGAATCGCTCTCACGGTCGGCAATGCTGGCGGGAGTCATCTGTTCGTTCGGGCTGTTCCTCGTTTCAACTGCGCAAGCGGATGATGGAGGCCAGTTCTTTGAATCAGAAGTTCGTCCGGTGCTGGTGGAACATTGTCAGCGGTGCCACGGGGCGAAAAAGCAGGAAGCCGGGCTCCGGCTGGATTCCCGCGACGCCCTGCTCAAGGGTGGCGACAACGGTGCTGCGATCGTGCCCGGTGATGCCAACGCCAGCCTGCTGATTCTGGCGGTCAAGCACCTGGGCGATACGCAAATGCCTCCCAACGGCAAGCTGACGGACAAGCAGATCGCGGCGCTTGAGCATTGGGTGCAGGCAGGAGCACCGTGGCCGGCAGCACTGGAAACCGTCGGCGAATCGCTGGCGGACGTGCATCGTCGCCACTGGGCATTCCAACCTGTTACGAACCCCGCCGTCCCGGATGTGAAAGAGAGCACCTGGGAACGGACACCGATTGACCGCTTCGTCCTGGCGCGTCTGGAAGCGAATGGTTTGTCACCGTCACCCGCCGCTGATCGTCGCACACTGATTCGTCGACTGTCGATGGATTTGACCGGCTTGCCTCCCACTCCCGAGCGAGTTGATGCATTTGTGAATGATCCAGCAGAAGATGCCTACGAGAAACTCGTAGAAGAACTTCTCGACTCACCTCATTATGGGGAGCAGTGGGCAAGGCACTGGCTCGACGTGGCTCGTTACTCGGACACGAAAGGCTATGTGTACGCACGGGAAGAGCGATTCTGGGTCCACGCCCCCGCTTATCGCGACTGGGTGGTTCAGGCCTTCAATCGTGACCTCCGTTACGATCAGTTTCTCTTGCTTCAGATCGCCGCGGATCAGGTGGCACCCAATAACTTGAGTGCTCAGGCGGCGATGGGCTTCCTGACGCTGGGCCGACGTTTTCTGGGCGTCACGCACGAAATCATCGACGACCGAATCGACGTCGTGACCCGTGGAACAATGGGATTGACGGTCGCATGTGCCCGTTGCCACGATCACAAATATGATCCGATTCCAACGGCCGATTATTACTCACTCTACGGCGTCTTCCTGAACTCGACGGAACGTTTGCAGGCGATTGCCGAACCGCCAGTCCGCGATGAGGCGTACGAAGCGTTTGATAAAGAGCTTCAGAAACGCCGCCAGCAACTGCACGACACGCTGCAGCAGAAGCGGACCGAGGCATCTGATCGGGTCCGCGAGCGGGTGACGGATTATCTCGTCGCGCAAACGGAACTGTCGAAATATCCTGAAGAGGGTTTCGATCAGGTACTAGCGGTTACGGATGTGATTCCGACATTTGTCCGGCGCTGGGAAGCCTGGCTCGCTCTGGAAACGCGGATTCAAGACCCCATCTTCGGACCATGGCGACGATTTGCCGCGTTAAAGGCTGACGAATTTGCTGAACAATCGCCGCTGATCGTAAAGGCTCTCAACGACGAACCCGCAATGGTAAACAGTAAGGTTCTGTCTGCGCTCTCACCTCCTCCCGCGACCATGCGTGAAGTCGCAGAACGGTATGGAACTTTGCTTCAGGCCGTGAATCGGGATTGGAAACTCCATCTGGAAAAGGCGAAGGCAGCGGGATTGCCTGAGCCTGCCGCGTTCGATCTTCCTGAGGATGAATCCCTGCGACAGGTCCTTTTTGCGCCCGGTTCCCCCTGTCTTGTTCCGAATGAGCCCATCGTTTCGACGGAAGGCTATTTCGACAGTGGCTCTGTGACCGAACTGTGGAGATTGCAGGGTGAGATGGATCGCTGGCTGATTCAGTCACCTCTCGCTCCCGCTCATGCCGTCACCCTCGTCGATCGGGAATTAATCCGCCCTGCACGGATCTTCCGAAGGGGAAATCCTGCTAATCGCGGGGCCGAAGTGCAGCGCCATTTCGTCTCCGTCGTCGCGGGATCGGAACCAGCTCCGTTTCAACAGGGAAGCGGACGGAGGGAACTCGCTCAGGCGATCATCGATCCACAGAATCCACTCACTGCACGAGTCTGGGTGAATCGTGTCTGGCAGGGGCATTTTGGATTGGGTCTCGTAAAGACCTCCAGCGATTTCGGGATACGAGCTGAGCCACCCAGCCATCCGGAACTGCTGGACTGGTTGGCCCGGCAACTGATCGCCAACGAATGGAGCACCAAGCAGCTGCACCGCCTGATCGTCCTGTCCAGCACCTATCGGCAGCAGTCTCTGGGGACGGACGATCAAACACCGCAAGCTGCTGGGGGAACCAATAATTCGGGCTTGGCGCGTGCCATGCAGGTTGACCCTGAAAATCGACTTCTCTGGAGAATGAATACGCGCCGTCTGTCGTTTGAAGAGTTCCGCGACAGCTTGTTGATGGCTGCGGGACGGCTCGACTTACAAATGGGGGGGCGTGCGAGCGACCTGTTCGCTGCGGACGGGACCGCTCACCGCAGGCGAACCCTGTACGGCCTAATCGATCGACAGTTCCTGGCAGCGACGCTGCGTGTCTTCGATTTCGCGAACCCTGACCTTCACATTCCGCTGCGAAGCGAAACGACCGTTCCCCAGCAGGCCCTGTTTGCTCTGAACCATCCTTTTGTGGCCCAACAGGCCAGAAGTCTGGTGGAACGAGTCAGTCAGGACGGAGTGACTGATCCCGCAGAGAAAATTCGCCGGCTGTATCGGACTGTATTTCAGCGGCAGCCTACCCCCGGACAGTTGGAAAGGGCTCTGGCCTTTCTTGCGGTCGACGGAGAAGAGATCGCTGCTGCCGTCAGTCCGGAGTCACTGGCCTGGCAGTACGGCTATGGCCGCTATGACGAAGCGGCGAAAATTTTGACGAACTTTCAGCCTCTGCCTTATTTCAATGGGGCGGCCTGGCAGGGGGGGACTCAATGGCCCGACGCGGCCCTGGGTTGGGTGCAGGTAACGGCCTCAGGTGGGCATCCCGGGAATAATCTGGACCACTGCGCGGTGCGACGCTGGACCGCACCTCATGACGGAACGTTCTCTGTGGAATCAACCGCTGCTCATGAGGTCGCCGCAGGAAATGGAATTCGTTGTTCCATCATTTCCAGCCGACAGGGATCGCTCGCGTCGATTCCCCTCCACAATGCCCGGCAGAAAATGGACATTGAATCGATCGAGCTGAAAAAGGGGGACTCGCTCGATTTCGTCGTGGATATCAATGGAGAATTGAACAGCGACCAATACCTCTGGTCCCCCGTTGTCCGGCATCGATCTGCGGGGAGCGAAGCCCCAAACATGCCGGAAGCCGTCTGGGATGCCCAGCGGGATTTTACTGGGCCGTTGCCATCGCTGCTGAGCAACCTTGAACAGTTAGCCCAGGTGCTCTTGATTGCCAACGAACTGATGTTTGTCGACTGA
- a CDS encoding ATP-binding cassette domain-containing protein: MTLASEILGMSAAAIEVRGLCHSFGKGEAQVRVLHHVDLTIQRGEVIILMGPSGSGKTTLMTLIGCLRSIEAGSVKLLGQELNGADARTLTEMRRRLGFIFQAHNLHRSLTALENVRMGLEVHGKAGMQNWYAACEQALRLVNMEQRLDFLPEKLSGGQKQRVAVARALVGNPDIVIADEPTAALDRENGRLVVELLRDLAHHRGTTVLLVTHDHRILDVADRIIRMEEGRVVDAVQSTDELVLEDAPA, translated from the coding sequence ATGACTCTGGCTTCTGAAATCCTGGGAATGTCTGCAGCGGCGATTGAAGTTCGCGGCCTTTGCCACTCGTTTGGCAAAGGGGAGGCGCAAGTCCGTGTCCTGCACCATGTCGATCTGACCATTCAGCGTGGGGAAGTCATCATCCTCATGGGCCCTTCCGGTTCCGGGAAGACAACGTTGATGACGCTGATCGGCTGTCTGAGGTCGATCGAAGCAGGCTCGGTCAAGCTCCTGGGGCAGGAATTGAACGGAGCCGATGCCCGCACGTTGACCGAAATGCGTCGGCGACTCGGCTTTATTTTTCAGGCCCATAATCTCCACCGCAGCCTGACGGCGCTCGAGAATGTCCGCATGGGTCTGGAGGTCCATGGCAAAGCGGGCATGCAGAATTGGTATGCCGCCTGCGAACAGGCGTTGAGGCTCGTCAATATGGAGCAGAGACTCGATTTTCTGCCAGAGAAGCTTTCGGGAGGACAAAAACAGCGGGTCGCCGTGGCGCGCGCCCTGGTGGGGAATCCTGACATCGTGATTGCCGATGAACCGACGGCGGCACTTGATAGGGAAAACGGACGGCTGGTAGTGGAACTGCTCCGCGATCTGGCACATCACCGGGGGACCACGGTTTTGCTTGTGACGCACGATCATCGGATCCTGGACGTGGCGGATCGCATTATTCGCATGGAGGAGGGTCGCGTCGTTGACGCCGTTCAGTCGACGGATGAACTCGTACTCGAAGACGCGCCAGCCTAG
- the devC gene encoding ABC transporter permease DevC → MTPFLTRLMGRLPIGWLQLKHNRTRLLAAVGGVTFANVLIFMQLGFMNALFETSVITHRNLVADIVLVSSDFRSLREANPLPRTRMYQAMAIPGVTEATPVFMSTMMWTDPATGDTTNFRVIGIVPSGEVFLDEKLQQQVPLLREPDSAIVDRRTRDFRREIETVIQEQGEYLIESSGRQLSLRGVFSHGASFDVDGLLIVSEQTFLSLFPKRAAGTPTVVLLKCASGTDPLAIARQIDQHFPERDVLALTKQEFIDAEQNYQSRQTPIGFVFGFGVAIGVIVGLVMVYQVLSTDVQDHLAEYATLKAIGYSPRYFLGIVFEEAVCLATLGFVPGLCVSLVLYAVAARATALPIAMTWSRPLFVLLLTAVMCVFSGAVATRRLNSADPADLF, encoded by the coding sequence GTGACCCCGTTTCTCACGCGTCTGATGGGACGCCTCCCCATCGGCTGGCTGCAACTGAAGCACAATCGGACCCGGTTGCTGGCCGCTGTAGGAGGTGTGACGTTTGCAAACGTCCTGATCTTCATGCAACTGGGATTCATGAACGCCCTGTTTGAGACCAGCGTCATCACGCACCGGAATCTGGTTGCGGACATCGTGCTTGTCAGCAGTGATTTTCGCTCGCTGCGGGAAGCCAACCCCCTTCCTCGGACGCGGATGTACCAGGCGATGGCGATTCCCGGTGTGACAGAAGCCACTCCGGTTTTCATGTCAACGATGATGTGGACCGATCCCGCGACGGGTGATACCACAAACTTTCGCGTGATCGGGATCGTTCCGTCCGGAGAAGTTTTCCTCGATGAAAAGTTGCAGCAGCAAGTTCCACTCTTACGCGAACCCGATAGTGCGATCGTCGATCGTCGTACGAGGGATTTCCGTCGCGAAATTGAAACTGTGATTCAGGAGCAGGGGGAGTATCTGATTGAATCGAGCGGTCGTCAGCTTTCACTGCGGGGCGTCTTTTCACATGGTGCTTCCTTCGATGTGGATGGATTGCTGATCGTTTCCGAGCAGACATTTCTCAGTCTGTTTCCCAAGCGGGCCGCCGGAACACCGACAGTGGTTCTACTGAAGTGTGCTTCGGGAACCGACCCTCTGGCGATTGCTCGCCAGATCGACCAGCACTTCCCCGAACGGGATGTGCTTGCGCTGACAAAGCAGGAATTCATTGACGCCGAACAGAACTACCAGTCGCGGCAGACACCGATTGGTTTCGTGTTTGGTTTCGGAGTCGCCATCGGTGTGATCGTGGGACTGGTGATGGTCTATCAGGTGCTGTCGACCGACGTGCAGGACCATCTTGCGGAATATGCAACTTTGAAAGCAATTGGGTATTCCCCCCGGTACTTTCTGGGAATCGTGTTCGAGGAGGCTGTTTGTCTGGCCACTCTGGGATTTGTTCCCGGGCTGTGTGTTTCACTGGTCCTGTACGCGGTGGCAGCTCGCGCAACGGCGCTGCCCATAGCGATGACCTGGTCTCGCCCCCTCTTCGTGCTGTTGCTGACGGCCGTGATGTGCGTGTTTTCCGGAGCCGTGGCGACCCGGCGACTCAACTCGGCAGACCCCGCGGATCTGTTCTAA
- a CDS encoding NAD(P)H-hydrate dehydratase, which translates to MADFTALQLVNSLPAAPVRSDDAHKGDCGRALLIAGSRGMSGAACLSSTAALRGGAGLVTVAVPESILSIVAGYEPSYMTIGLPEDAEGRLSNAAPQKLSEVLSRQNAVAVGPGLSQSAGLLDVVTHLYTTLTQPAVFDADSLNILAKRPYVLPRTSEAAARILTPHPGEFSRLTGLDIETIQQNRQQHAAEFAKRNGLIVVLKGQNTVITDGTRVAINATGNSAMATGGTGDVLTGVLVALLAQGMAPFEAAQFGVHLHGLAGDIAAEENSKIGLIASDLLRYIPRAWRDLGR; encoded by the coding sequence ATGGCTGATTTCACCGCTCTGCAGCTTGTCAATTCGTTGCCAGCCGCACCTGTGCGAAGCGATGACGCCCACAAAGGAGATTGTGGGCGAGCCTTGCTGATCGCGGGCAGTCGAGGGATGAGTGGTGCGGCCTGCCTGTCCTCAACGGCAGCACTCCGTGGAGGAGCCGGGCTGGTGACCGTCGCGGTTCCCGAATCGATCCTCTCGATTGTCGCGGGATATGAACCCTCTTACATGACGATCGGACTGCCGGAAGATGCGGAAGGGAGGCTTTCCAACGCCGCTCCGCAAAAATTATCCGAGGTGCTGTCGCGGCAGAACGCGGTCGCCGTCGGGCCAGGGCTCAGTCAATCCGCCGGGCTGCTCGATGTGGTCACGCACCTGTATACGACTCTGACGCAACCGGCGGTCTTCGATGCGGACTCGTTAAACATCCTGGCGAAGCGGCCGTACGTCCTTCCGCGGACCAGTGAGGCTGCTGCGAGAATTCTGACGCCGCACCCGGGAGAGTTCTCTCGTCTGACCGGTTTGGACATCGAGACGATTCAGCAGAATCGGCAACAACATGCCGCGGAATTCGCAAAGCGGAATGGTCTGATCGTCGTACTTAAGGGACAGAACACGGTCATCACCGATGGGACTCGTGTCGCAATCAACGCCACCGGGAACAGTGCGATGGCGACCGGGGGGACGGGAGACGTCCTGACGGGAGTGCTGGTTGCCTTGCTGGCGCAAGGGATGGCACCCTTTGAGGCCGCTCAATTTGGAGTTCATCTGCATGGCCTGGCAGGGGACATCGCTGCGGAGGAAAACTCGAAGATCGGTCTGATCGCCTCGGACTTACTTCGTTACATTCCGCGCGCGTGGCGGGATCTGGGGCGATAG
- a CDS encoding HlyD family efflux transporter periplasmic adaptor subunit has product MSALPSLPQTSASPSEKITSANEDSPVRLTLLSVERQDRGARHGSRDTWIVASLIVFTLTATGIWFLRSPNLRGETLAKVPGNNSAVPALPRIYALGRIEPTGEVIAVAGPDGASAARIRRMDVKEGDTVEADRILAVFDNEERLLAERQTAERRVRRAEAVVAQTRRLVESTRRELLASLEIARATLVNDRRVLERLTRLDRSNSTTKSDLELAQLQAESSQQKIVEIQSRLIHYEAEPGEEPVDVLVALEDLEVAKGSLREAETRLEQAYLRAPVAGTVLDLHKRAGEPVGSGPILDFGATEKMDVRIDVYETDAQRIRIGQSVWLNSSALAHSLQGDVSRISPLVKRQSIVDATPAANTDARVIEVVVRLSDEASEVARKYIGLQVRAEFVP; this is encoded by the coding sequence ATGTCAGCCCTTCCAAGTCTTCCACAGACCAGCGCAAGCCCTTCAGAGAAAATTACTTCTGCGAATGAAGATTCTCCGGTTCGCCTGACGCTTCTCTCGGTTGAACGGCAAGATCGCGGGGCTCGACACGGTTCACGCGACACCTGGATCGTGGCGAGTCTCATCGTTTTTACTCTCACGGCGACCGGGATCTGGTTTCTTCGGTCTCCCAATCTGAGAGGTGAGACGCTCGCAAAAGTTCCTGGCAACAACTCGGCCGTTCCTGCTCTACCCCGGATCTACGCTCTCGGGCGGATTGAGCCCACAGGGGAAGTTATCGCTGTCGCAGGTCCAGACGGGGCCAGCGCGGCGCGCATTCGGCGAATGGACGTCAAAGAAGGTGACACTGTTGAGGCGGATCGGATCCTCGCGGTGTTCGATAACGAAGAACGACTGCTGGCGGAACGGCAGACAGCCGAGCGACGGGTGCGCCGGGCAGAAGCCGTCGTGGCACAAACGAGACGACTGGTCGAGTCCACCCGACGGGAATTACTTGCTTCACTGGAAATTGCCCGCGCGACACTCGTGAACGACCGACGTGTGCTGGAACGACTGACTCGGCTGGACCGGAGCAACTCCACGACAAAATCGGATCTGGAACTGGCACAGCTACAGGCGGAATCGTCGCAGCAAAAGATCGTCGAAATTCAGTCCCGGCTCATTCATTATGAAGCCGAGCCGGGTGAGGAACCCGTCGATGTCCTGGTGGCGCTCGAAGATCTGGAGGTTGCAAAGGGATCGCTCCGGGAGGCGGAAACGCGATTGGAACAGGCTTACTTACGGGCTCCCGTCGCCGGAACAGTGCTTGATCTTCATAAGCGAGCGGGTGAGCCCGTCGGCTCGGGCCCGATTCTGGATTTTGGTGCCACAGAAAAAATGGATGTTCGGATCGACGTGTACGAGACCGATGCCCAGCGGATTCGGATTGGCCAGTCGGTGTGGCTCAATTCTTCGGCGCTGGCGCACTCGCTTCAGGGAGACGTTTCGCGGATTTCGCCCCTTGTGAAGCGGCAGTCCATTGTCGACGCGACGCCCGCAGCGAATACCGATGCACGTGTGATCGAAGTCGTGGTTCGCCTGAGCGACGAGGCCAGCGAGGTGGCCCGCAAATATATTGGGCTGCAGGTTCGGGCGGAGTTCGTACCGTGA